The genomic window CGATCACGCCGCCGCTGGTGAACACCGCCACACGGCTCCCGCCCGGCAGCGCCAGCAGGTCGGAGAACCCGCCAAGCACGCGGGCGCGGAACGCCGCCCAGCCCTCCACGTCCGGATGGGTGAGGGTGCCCGCCTGCCACGCGGCCGCGACCGTCTCCAGCAGGGCCTGGAAGGTGCGGTTGCGGGTCTGGGCGTCGCTGGCGCGGAAGGCGGCGACCTGCGCGGCGAACGCGTCGTCCCGCGCGGCCAGCAGCGGCGCCAGCGTGCGGATCAGGCCGTCCCCGTCGAACTCGGCCAGCCGGGCGTCCTCGGCCGCAACGGGCCAGTCCGTCGCCTGACCGGCCGCCAATTGGGCGCTGCGCCGCTGCCGCACGAGCGGGCCGTGCAGGACGTGCGTGGGCACCCAGCCCTCGGCCTGGAACGCCGCGCCGACCGCGCGGGCCTGCGTCTCGCCCAGCGGGGAGAGGCGGTCGGTGTCGGCCTCGAACGGCGTGGCCTGCCCGTGGCGGATCAGCCGCAGTTCACTCACGCGCGTCCTGCTGCAGGATCAGCGCCCAGGCGCGGCGCATCAGCCACGCGGCCTGCGCGGCCAGCGGCGCGAAGCGCGGGTCCTGCGTCTGCCCCAGGCGGTAACGGGCGAAGATCTGGAGGACGATCACCGCGAGCTTGAAGTGCCCCAGCACCTCGAACCACGGCAGGGCGTCCGCCACGCTTCTCCCACTCCGGGCCTCGTAGCGGGCCACCAGAGCGTCGCGGTCCGGGAAACCCGGCGCGGCCGCGCCGACGCGGTTGGGCGCGCCGCCGGGCAGTTCCGGCATCGTCCAGTACGTCAGGGTCAGGCCCAGGTCCACCAGCGGGTCGCCCAGCGTGGTCATCTCCCAGTCGAGCAGCGCCACCACGCCGCCCGGGTCACGGGGGTCGAGCATCAGGTTGTCCAGCTTGAAGTCGTTGTGCACCAGCGCGTGCGCCGTTTCAGCTGGCGTGTGCGCCTCCAGCCACGCGATCACCAGTTCGTCGCGCAGTTCGGCGGGCGGGGGCAGGTCCCCGGTGTCCTTCAACGCTTCGCGGGCGCGGCGCCAACGGCCCGCCCAGCCGTCAACCTGACGGCGGTTGAAGCCCTCGGGTTTCCCCAGGTCACGCAGGCCCGCCGCGTCAATGTCCACCGCGTGCAGGTCCGCCAGCGTATCAATGAGGGCCGCGCCCAGCCGCTCCGGCGCGCCGTGCAGGTCGCGGTACTCGGGCGGGAGGCTGGTCCGCACGACCGTCCCGCGCCGCCGCTCCATCAGGTAGAAGGGGCTGCCGATCACGCCCGCGTCCTCCACGACCAGCAGCGGCGCCGGGGCCACGGGCAGCACCGGGTGGATGCGCGAGAGCAGGTTCGCCTCGCGGGTCATGTCGTGCGCGCCCTTCGGGAGCGGCCCCAGCGGCGCGCGGCGCAGCACGTATTCATGCTCGCCCAGCCGCAGCAGGTACGTCAGGTTCGAGAAGCCCCCGGGGAACTGCAAAACCTCCAGCGCGTCCACGTCGCCGGGCACCCGGCCCCGCAGGGCCTCCCGCAGCGCGTCCAGTGGAAGTTCCTCGCCGGGGCGGACGGGCGCGGCGTCCGGCGCGGTCAACGGCTCGCCTCCCCCGCCTCTGCCCCGTCCTGCTGGGCGTGCAGCAGCGCCATGGCCTTGCCGCGCAGGTGCCGCATCTTCCCGATCCAGCCGTCATAATCCGCGGCCTTCAGCTGGAATCCCTTCAGGGTGCTGGGGTGCGTGGTGATCAGGAACCCGTCGGCGCGCAGCACCTCCAGCGTCTTCGCGACCAGTTCGTCGGTCGTGATGGCCGTCTGCTGCAGCAACGGCGCGTTCTGGATCATGGGCGTCCACACGCCCTCCGGGCACAGCGCGGCCACCTTGATGCCCCGGTCACCGTACGTGATGCTCAGCCACTCCGCGAACGCCAGCGCGGCGTGCTTGGTCACGGCGTACGGTGCGGAGTGCAGTTCCGTCAGCAGGCCAGCTGCCGACGCGGTGTTCAGCAGGTAACCGTCCCCCCGTTCCAGCATGTGCGCCAGCACGTGCCGCGCCGCCCAGACGTGACTCATCACGTTCACGCGCTGGATCAGGTCCCACACGCGGTCCGGGGTGTCCGGCCCCTCCCCCACCGCGATGCCCGCGTTCGAGCACAGGAGGTCGATGCGGCCCTCGTGCGCCAGCACGTCGTCGATCAGGCCCTTCACGCCCGCCTCCTGACCCACGTCCGCCGCGATGAAGCGCGCCCCGATGGCCGCCGCCTCCTGCGCGCCCAGGTCCGCATTCCGGTCCGAGGCGACCACCGTCGCGCCCTCCTGCACGAACGCCGCCGCCAGCGCCTTCCCGATCCCCGACGCCGAGCCCGTCACCACGATCACTTTCCGTTCAAAGTCCATGTCAGCCCTCCAGTGAATCCGGGAACGCGTGGCCCCCGGCAAGTTGTTCGTTCGTCTGCCGCGACAGGTCCCGCACGCGGCCCAGCCAGCGGTCATGCGAGTTCGCGCGCGCCTGGAAGGCCCGCACGGTCATCGGATGCGTCGTGATCAGGAACTGCCCCGACCGCAGGCCACTCGCGGCCGCCTCCGCGACCTCCTCGGGCGTGATCGCCCCGGCCTGCAGGTGCGGCGCGCCCGCGATCAGGGGCGTCTGCACCCACTCCGGGCACAGGGCCGCCACGCTGATCCCGCGCTCCCCGTACGTGATCGCCAGCCACTCCGCGAAGGCCAGCGCCTCATGCTTCGTGACCGCGTACGGCGCGGAATGCACCTCGGTCAGCAGACCCGCCGCCGACACCGTCTGCAGCAGCGTGCCGCTCCCGCGCGCCAGCATGTGAGGCAACACGTGCCGCGCGCCCCACACGTGACTCAGGACATTCACGCGCCACGACACGTCCCACAGCGCGTCATCCGCCTCCAGACCGTTCCCGACCGCCAGCCCCGCGTTCGAGCACAGCAGGTCGACGCGGCCCTCGTGCGCCAGCACGTCGTCGATCAGGGCCTTCACCCCGGCCTCCTGCCCCACGTCCGCCTGCACGAAGCGCGCGCCGATGGCCGCCGCCTCGCGCGCCCCCGCCTCCGCGTTCCGGTCGGACGCCACCACGATCGCGCCCTCCTGCACCAGCCGCGCCGCCAGCGCCCGACCAATCCCGGACGCCGACCCCGTCACCACCGCCACCGCCTGATTCAAGTCCATGATCATTCTCCCTGACCCGTCCGGCTTCACTCGTCCGCCAGCCGGGACATCAACTCGCGTTTCCCGGCCAGCCGGGCCTTCGCATCCTGAAACGACCGTCCCCGAGGCACGGGGCGGATCAGCAGGCCGTCCGGGAGGAGCTCGATCTCAACCTCGTCCCTGAATCGACCCACCTCACCGAATCCCCCCTGCACCAGCAGACCATCCGGCAGGAGGAGCACTCCCCCGGCCGCGGTTGTCGCCAGCTTCAGGCGCATGGCCGTCCTCAGCGGCGTCCGCTGACGCCCTGGCGGCGCAGTTCTTCCTTGGCGACCGTCTCGGCGTGCACGATGTCCGGGCCGTCCGCGAGGCGCAGGGTGCGCGCCTGGGCGTACATCATCGCCAGGGGCGTGTCCTGGCTGACGCCCGCCCCGCCGAACACCTGGATGGCGCGGTCGATGACGCGCAGCGCGACGTTCGGCGCGACGACCTTGATCGCCGCGATCGGCCCGCGCGCTTCCTTGTTCCCGACGGTGTCCATCATGTGCGCCGCGTGCAGGGTGAGCAGGCGGGCCTGGTCGATCTCCATGCGGCTTGCGGCGATGGCCTCGCGGACGTGCTGGTGCCCGGTGAGGGGTTTGCCGAAGGCGGTGCGGGACGCGGCGCGCTGCACCATGAGGTCCAGGGCGCGTTCGGCCTGCCCGATCAGGCGCATGCAGTGATGGATGCGGCCCGGCCCGAGGCGGCCCTGCGCGATCTCGAAGCCGCGCCCCTCGCCGAGCAGGAGGTTCGCGGCGGGCACACGCACGTCCCGGAACGTCATCTGCGCGTGGCCGTGCGGCGCGTCGTCGTACCCGAACACGGTCAGCATGCGTTCCTTCGTGACGCCCGGGGCGTCCAGGGGAACGAGGATCATGCTCTGCTGGCGGTGCCGTTCGGCATTCGGGTCGGTCTTGCCCATGAAGATGCTGATCTTGCAGCGGGGGTCCCCGGCGCCGCTCGTCCAC from Deinococcus sedimenti includes these protein-coding regions:
- a CDS encoding phosphotransferase family protein, whose translation is MTAPDAAPVRPGEELPLDALREALRGRVPGDVDALEVLQFPGGFSNLTYLLRLGEHEYVLRRAPLGPLPKGAHDMTREANLLSRIHPVLPVAPAPLLVVEDAGVIGSPFYLMERRRGTVVRTSLPPEYRDLHGAPERLGAALIDTLADLHAVDIDAAGLRDLGKPEGFNRRQVDGWAGRWRRAREALKDTGDLPPPAELRDELVIAWLEAHTPAETAHALVHNDFKLDNLMLDPRDPGGVVALLDWEMTTLGDPLVDLGLTLTYWTMPELPGGAPNRVGAAAPGFPDRDALVARYEARSGRSVADALPWFEVLGHFKLAVIVLQIFARYRLGQTQDPRFAPLAAQAAWLMRRAWALILQQDARE
- a CDS encoding SDR family oxidoreductase → MDLNQAVAVVTGSASGIGRALAARLVQEGAIVVASDRNAEAGAREAAAIGARFVQADVGQEAGVKALIDDVLAHEGRVDLLCSNAGLAVGNGLEADDALWDVSWRVNVLSHVWGARHVLPHMLARGSGTLLQTVSAAGLLTEVHSAPYAVTKHEALAFAEWLAITYGERGISVAALCPEWVQTPLIAGAPHLQAGAITPEEVAEAAASGLRSGQFLITTHPMTVRAFQARANSHDRWLGRVRDLSRQTNEQLAGGHAFPDSLEG
- a CDS encoding acyl-CoA dehydrogenase family protein, with the protein product MTMFDVSPRARDLHARLTAFMDAHIYPNEAEVARQIDSGNRWEHLPIIDELKPKARAEGLWNLFLPPASDPDGTFGPGLSNLEYAGLCEVMGRVWWAPEVFNCSAPDTGNMEVLARYGTPEQQEQWLIPLLNGEIRSAFSMTEPDVASSDATNIQSSITRDGDEYVVNGDKWWTSGAGDPRCKISIFMGKTDPNAERHRQQSMILVPLDAPGVTKERMLTVFGYDDAPHGHAQMTFRDVRVPAANLLLGEGRGFEIAQGRLGPGRIHHCMRLIGQAERALDLMVQRAASRTAFGKPLTGHQHVREAIAASRMEIDQARLLTLHAAHMMDTVGNKEARGPIAAIKVVAPNVALRVIDRAIQVFGGAGVSQDTPLAMMYAQARTLRLADGPDIVHAETVAKEELRRQGVSGRR
- a CDS encoding histidine phosphatase family protein, which encodes MSELRLIRHGQATPFEADTDRLSPLGETQARAVGAAFQAEGWVPTHVLHGPLVRQRRSAQLAAGQATDWPVAAEDARLAEFDGDGLIRTLAPLLAARDDAFAAQVAAFRASDAQTRNRTFQALLETVAAAWQAGTLTHPDVEGWAAFRARVLGGFSDLLALPGGSRVAVFTSGGVIGLMLARVLDAPDATALRLNWRVRNASVTRLTFGGRRVSLDSFNGEAHLLPAERSWR
- a CDS encoding SDR family oxidoreductase; protein product: MDFERKVIVVTGSASGIGKALAAAFVQEGATVVASDRNADLGAQEAAAIGARFIAADVGQEAGVKGLIDDVLAHEGRIDLLCSNAGIAVGEGPDTPDRVWDLIQRVNVMSHVWAARHVLAHMLERGDGYLLNTASAAGLLTELHSAPYAVTKHAALAFAEWLSITYGDRGIKVAALCPEGVWTPMIQNAPLLQQTAITTDELVAKTLEVLRADGFLITTHPSTLKGFQLKAADYDGWIGKMRHLRGKAMALLHAQQDGAEAGEASR